The following proteins are encoded in a genomic region of Phycodurus eques isolate BA_2022a chromosome 11, UOR_Pequ_1.1, whole genome shotgun sequence:
- the golga4 gene encoding golgin subfamily A member 4 isoform X6, with translation MFKKLKQKINEEQSPQRNAQTPQQGQSASKGPTRSSRGGINGDESVSPHREEPQSFAQKLQLKVPSMESIIRGGASRAEHLFRSPSKESLVQSSSHESLTHLGENEVAGAPTYDPPSDIESEAEEASGNAESLPKEQLLHRLVRLEASLGKYRGKYSELVTAYRTVQRDKDKTQAILSQCQDKSLRRIGELREELQMDQQAKKHLQEEFDAALEEKDQMITVLQTQVALLRKRVQGVAEGELPISSNAAQTESTSPSKDHEVEPEIPEEEGVSDPAKLMEALQKRVKRQENLLHKCKEMIRIHKERSAHISSENETLQEQLQERLQELEKMKELHTTEKSKLINQLRDVKNQNEQLEQDKGMVIAETKRQMHETLEMKEEEIAQLRSRLQLAHTQNEELQDQKEKAEKSAFEELERALGSAHRAEEARKQLQIQMEEQMSEAERVNEEERKSLQQELTRVKLEVVTIMKKSSEERVANMQQSHSEALAAKEEEISGRIRKAVEQYKEEFVQLIKEKEQQASLALEDAELQKTALIAEGENSVKEMLKELEVAKTRIMELESSLVKMSQEESVPSHEQSSLLDHLKNNHKEQMLALQKEHQAQLEKHKDTLSQQHSTALEELKEKHRVESETLLKERDLQIHMHTEEMNQKLDAKQAEHQALEAELSEVLKSKQLLEQKLVEVKDAHCLALQDQVAKHSAEIENVKQEHEQSLGGMEKILKEELNALKIILREKENEIKDLIQGEKMLKEKSHSALEELDVRAKQLEDLKQSLSHLQLENSNLKEGKEASNKISNDLAQSKNNLTDLQHLLEVAKNDCQHKELLLQELQQQLQQRQKQLSEQEKSHSEELNTKKEAQTHLQKQLEDEKAACEKKLYNTITEMEAKIKTQETKMEKFKQKAKEMQDHFKKKIQQKEESMKIALVKKDAELQQKEQQIQEKILEMAEKNSQGLSNTMLELQANHLGEVEKLRDIHRHEILELERHWQEKLGQQEEELMEKHSHILQEKIQELQECSLKLNRSKEASDQVLNAMKDLKEELTIKETTVQKLKEELQEAGVKLEGLSTSDTLLREQMELVERNLSHAMNERDSLQDKLNMTEEESREKLKTLSDKLEDMDEQLQAVEGSRRKECEDLQNKSEEAAIQRKALEAQFHQQVSMISNQMQHYCKDVQCKMVDGASELCQKVDFRVSDLKERILCSQKNILHLKNVVSRKVDRLCTLEENLCQKSEENNNLCISLEQLTAQVNAHMEQIKALTNENENNSLSISEKALKIEELNELNRVISIHLKENELQVNNLESIISDLKHQLEGKEEAIFKLKQQYEEERQKALIQTDETIQSSQQERDSLSKQVNALKASLSENDNIVASLKTRLEELERVVSEKNESLQRLTVSFDNQSISKSELDQVLSEKEQKVSGLTAELECSNHRLCKLQEQLALKMKECEQLACDLKQQHSIRENEMVEKLQQNSHLEQEMEEKLHHLEEDNLKCKSQLQTQEDEFERLKEEIMKRKEECVRETEERLTAESTRKVSELKKKAEQKIAQIKKQLTSQLDEKDDIIKMLEASYEELKKNEASGKECIDTLEEKNKSLEEVLVKLKEEQASQLEQTQADERRMMQKSLDELKSMHEEKLSTLQRDSLHQAELKQAEALEIESKLKEVEKQNEAFLEEVMTLKEEIRKKIVQCDQHQVALMQAQISFEPDKKMECSSFQQTKSMLENEMKNHSPELDEDSLDSLKSKLNQMKNEKEKIHKDFTRLQKDIRLMRKEHDQELEYAKKQLLEESENKLKLELEDIEMKHNSAIKQLMREFHTQMAVKEKEIDTAVKEIIGKAQIVEAELLSSNREETFHLKKVIAQREDELNRTVEKYEQVIQSREEEMGTRVWQVQKELEELQARSRSTTEMSPEELQAQLAEKTTLLSEARLKEQGFVERIHSLEDKIKCFHRNTVITHLGSTYKDAALNKPEPLSEATEMEYLKKVLFEYMMGRETKTMAKVITSMLKFPPDEAQKVLDKEESKATHWLSV, from the exons AGTGCATCTAAAGGGCCAACAAGGTCTTCCAGAGGAGGTATCAATGGGGATGAAAGTGTCTCTCCTCAT AGAGAAGAACCACAGTCCTTTGCCCAAAAACTACAGCTAAAGGTTCCCTCAATGGAGTCCATAATTCGGGGTGGTGCCAGTCGGGCTGAACATCTCTTCCGCTCTCCCTCTAAAGAAAGCTTGGTCCAGAGCTCATCGCATGAGTCCTTGACACATTTAGGGGAAAACGAAGTCGCTGGTGCCCCTACATACGACCCACCTTCAGATATTGAGAGCGAGGCTGAGGAGGCATCAGGGAATGCTGAGTCTCTCCCCAAAGAGCAGCTGCTGCACCGTTTGGTCAGACTGGAGGCAAGTCTGGGGAAGTATCGTGGGAAATACTCAGAG CTCGTTACTGCATATCGTACAGTGCAACGAGATAAAGATAAAACACAG GCTATCCTCAGCCAGTGTCAAGATAAATCTCTGCGCAGAATTGGAGAACTACGAGAG GAGTTACAAATGGACCAGCAGGCAAAGAAACACCTTCAGGAGGAGTTTGATGCAGCACTGGAGGAGAAAGACCAGATGATTACTGTCCTGCAAACTCAG GTTGCTCTGCTAAGGAAACGAGTTCAAGGAGTCGCTGAGGGTGAGCTGCCCATTTCTTCAAATGCAGCACAGACCGAATCCACAAGCCCTTCAAAGGACCATGAAGTGGAGCCTGAAATACCTGAGG AAGAGGGGGTCAGTGATCCAGCTAAACTAATGGAGGCTTTGCAGAAGAGAGTGAAGAGGCAAGAAAACTTACTGCACAAGTGCAAAGAAATGATACGTATACACAAGGAGCGCAGCGCCCACATTAGTAGTGAGAACGAAACTCTGCAAGAGCAGCTGCAGGAGAGACTGCAAGAACTGGAAAAGATGAAG GAGCTGCACACAACGGAGAAGTCTAAGCTGATCAATCAGTTGCGTGATGTCAAGaaccaaaatgaacagctggagcAGGACAAG GGTATGGTGATTGCTGAGACAAAGCGGCAGATGCATGAGACTCTGGAAATGAAAGAAGAGGAGATTGCACAGCTCCGGTCCAGGCTCCAGCTGGCTCATACCCAGAATGAAGAGCTACAGGACCAGAAGGAAAAGGCTGAGAAATCAG CATTTGAAGAGCTTGAAAGGGCATTGGGTTCAGCACATAGAGCTGAGGAAGCAAGAAAGCAGCTGCAGATTCAGATGGAGGAGCAAATGAGTGAAGCGGAAAGAGTCAATGAAGAAGAGAGGAAGAGTTTGCAGCAGGAGCTCACACGGGTCAAACTGGAGGTTGTCACAATCATGAAG AAATCATCTGAAGAAAGGGTGGCCAACATGCAACAATCTCATAGTGAAGCCCTGGCTGCCAAAGAAGAGGAGATAAGTGGCAGAATAAGGAAAGCTGTG GAGCAGTATAAAGAGGAGTTTGTTCAGCTAATCAAGGAAAAAGAGCAGCAGGCATCTCTGGCTCTGGAGGATGCAGAGTTACAGAAGACAGCTCTTATTGCAGAGGGCGAGAATAGCGTTAAAGAGATGCTTAAAGAGCTGGAAGTAGCAAAAACT AGAATAATGGAGTTAGAAAGTTCCCTGGTGAAGATGTCCCAAGAGGAATCAGTCCCGTCCCATGAACAGTCAAGTCTGTTGGACCACCTGAAGAATAACCACAAAGAGCAAATGTtggcattacagaaagagcaccaGGCACAGCTGGAAAAGCACAAGGACACCCTATCCCAGCAGCACAGTACTGCTCTGGAAGAGCTCAAGGAAAAACACAGGGTTGAATCGGAGACACTTCTGAAAGAGAGAGACCTGCAAATTCATATGCACACAGAGGAGATGAATCAGAAATTGGATGCAAAGCAAGCTGAGCATCAAGCACTTGAAGCTGAACTTTCCGAAGTTTTGAAGAGTAAACAGCTTTTGGAACAGAAGTTGGTTGAAGTAAAAGATGCACATTGTTTAGCTCTGCAGGATCAGGTGGCAAAACACAGTGCAGAGATTGAAAATGTTAAGCAAGAGCATGAACAGTCTCTTGGAGGAATGGAGAAAATTCTGAAGGAGGAACTTAatgctttgaaaataattttgagggaaaaggaaaatgaaattaaagacCTCATTCAAGGAGAAAAAAtgctaaaagaaaaatcacattcCGCTCTAGAAGAGCTTGACGTCAGAGCAAAGCAACTGGAGGATTTGAAGCAATCTTTATCACATCTCCAGCTGGAAAATTCCAACTTAAAAGAAGGTAAAGAAGCATCAAATAAAATCTCGAACGATCTTGCTCAGTCTAAGAACAACTTGACAGATTTGCAGCATCTGCTTGAAGTAGCAAAAAATGACTGTCAACACAAAGAGTTATTACTCCAAGAATTACAGCAGCAATTACAGCAGAGGCAAAAGCAACTCTCTGAGCAGGAGAAGTCACACAGTGAAGAGCTTAACACTAAAAAGGAAGCGCAAACACATCTTCAGAAACAGTTGGAGGATGAAAAAGCTGCTTGTGAGAAGAAGCTGTACAACACTATAACTGAGATGGAAGCTAAAATTAAAACACAGGAAACAAAGATGGAAAAGTTCAAACAGAAGGCCAAAGAAATGCAAGATCACTTTAAGAAAAAGATCCAGCAGAAAGAAGAATCCATGAAAATTGCACTTGTAAAGAAAGATGCAGAGCTTCAACAAAAAGAGCAGCAAATTCAAGAGAAAATTTTAGAGATGGCTGAAaaaaattcccaaggcttgAGTAATACAATGTTAGAGCTGCAGGCTAACCATTTGGGGGAAGTGGAGAAACTACGTGATATCCACAGACATGAAATCTTGGAGCTGGAACGCCATTGGCAGGAGAAGTTAGGACAGCAGGAGGAGGAATTAATGGAAAAACACTCGCACATATTGCAGGAAAAGATACAGGAACTGCAAGAATGTTCTTTGAAACTTAACAGGAGCAAAGAAGCTAGTGATCAAGTACTTAATGCAATGAAAGACCTAAAGGAGGAGCTTACAATTAAAGAAACAACTGTGCAAAAGCTGAAAGAAGAACTTCAAGAAGCAGGGGTTAAGCTTGAAGGTTTGTCAACAAGTGACACTTTGCTGAGAGAGCAAATGGAGTTAGTGGAGAGGAACCTCAGCCACGCTATGAATGAGCGAGACTCTCTGCAGGACAAGCTCAACATGACAGAGGAAGAAAGCAGAGAGAAATTAAAAACTTTGTCAGACAAGTTGGAGGACATGGATGAGCAGCTTCAAGCTGTTGAAGGTTCCAGACGAAAGGAATGCGAGGACTTGCAGAATAAATCTGAGGAAGCTGCCATTCAGAGAAAGGCTTTGGAAGCACAGTTCCATCAGCAAGTCAGTATGATCAGCAACCAAATGCAGCATTACTGTAAGGACGTCCAGTGCAAAATGGTGGACGGAGCCTCTGAACTTTGTCAGAAAGTTGACTTTAGAGTCTCTGATTTAAAAGAGAGAATTCTGTGTAgccagaaaaatattttgcaccTTAAAAATGTTGTCTCTAGAAAAGTAGATAGACTTTGCACTTTAGAGGAGAATCTCTGCCAGAAGAGCGAGGAGAATAACAATCTATGCATTTCATTAGAACAGTTGACTGCTCAGGTAAATGCTCACATGGAGCAAATCAAAGCcttaacaaatgaaaatgagaaCAATTCTCTTTCTATCAGTGAAAAGGCTCTTAAGATTGAGGAGCTAAATGAATTAAACAGAGTTatatcaatacatttgaaagaaaatgagTTGCAAGTGAAtaacttggaaagcatcatcaGTGACTTGAAACATCAACTAGAAGGTAAGGAAGAAGCCATATTTAAGCTGAAGCAGCAGTACGAAGAGGAGAGACAAAAGGCTTTAATTCAAACGGACGAAACCATTCAGAGTTCACAGCAGGAGCGAGATTCACTCTCTAAGCAGGTAAATGCCCTCAAAGCCAGTCTTTCTGAGAATGACAACATTGTAGCGTCTCTGAAGACGAGGCTCGAAGAGCTGGAGCGCGTTGTCTCAGAGAAGAATGAATCTTTGCAAAGGCTGACGGTGAGTTTTGACAATCAGTCCATCAGCAAGTCTGAGCTGGACCAAGTTTTGAGTGAGAAGGAACAGAAGGTGAGCGGGCTAACTGCAGAACTTGAATGCTCAAACCATCGGCTCTGCAAGCTACAGGAGCAGTTGGCCTTAAAGATGAAAGAGTGCGAACAACTCGCATGTGACCTCAAACAGCAGCACAGCATCAGGGAGAATGAGATGGTTGAAAAGCTGCAGCAGAACAGCCACTTGGAGCAAGAGATGGAGGAAAAACTGCACCACCTCGAGGAGGATAACCTAAAGTGCAAAAGCCAACTTCAGACTCAggaagatgaatttgaaaggcTGAAAGAAGAGattatgaaaagaaaagaggagTGTGTGAGGGAAACCGAGGAGAGGTTGACAGCAGAAAGCACTCGGAAAGTTTCAGAGCTAAAGAAGAAAGCAGAGCAGAAAATTGCTCAAATTAAGAAGCAGCTAACTTCACAGCTTGATGAAAAAGATGACATTATCAAGATGCTTGAGGCTAGCTATGAGGAGCTCAAGAAAAATGAGGCCTCCGGTAAAGAATGCATTGACACATTagaggagaaaaacaaatctctcGAGGAGGTTCTTGTCAAGCTCAAAGAAGAGCAGGCAAGCCAACTGGAACAGACTCAGGCTGATGAGAGGCGGATGATGCAGAAGTCTTTAGACGAACTGAAGAGCATGCATGAAGAGAAGCTGTCTACACTTCAGCGAGATTCATTACACCAAGCAGAGCTCAAACAAGCAGAAGCACTTGAAATTGAATCTAAGCTTAAAGAGGTAGAGAAGCAGAATGAAGCGTTCCTTGAAGAAGTTATGACTCTGAAAGAAGAAATTAGAAAGAAGATTGTTCAGTGTGATCAACATCAAGTTGCCTTAATGCAGGCCCAAATCTCATTTGAACCTGACAAGAAGATGGAGTGTAGTagttttcaacaaacaaagAGCATGTTGGAAAATGAGATGAAAAATCACTCTCCCGAACTGGATGAGGATTCTCTTGATTCTCTTAAGAGCAAACTAAATCAGATGAAGAATGAGAAGGAGAAAATCCACAAAGATTTTACCAGGTTACAAAAAGACATCAGACTAATGAGGAAAGAGCATGATCAGGAACTTGAATATGCAAAGAAACAGTTATTGGAGGAGAGTGAAAACAAACTCAA ATTGGAATTAGAAGACATCGAAATGAAGCACAACTCAGCAATCAAGCAGTTAATGAGGGAGTTCCACACACAAATGGCCGTAAAAGAGAAGGAGATAGACACAGCAGTGAAAGAAATCATTG GGAAGGCTCAGATTGTGGAGGCAGAGCTTCTCAGTAGTAATCGAGAGGAAACCTTCCACCTGAAGAAGGTGATTGCCCAGAGGGAAGATGAATTGAACAGAACTGTTGAGAAATATGAGCAGGTCATACAG AGTCGAGAGGAGGAGATGGGGACTCGAGTGTGGCAGGTCCAGAAAGAACTGGAGGAACTCCAAGCTAGGAGCCGCAGCACTACTGAG